Proteins encoded by one window of Clostridia bacterium:
- a CDS encoding MBL fold metallo-hydrolase — protein MKITWLGQAGFLFETNDLTIIIDPYLSSSCEKLNPLSYRRKPVDESFLKIKPDVIILTHNHLDHVDPETLKYYLDNDSGVLVLAPEAAWSEVRKFGHNHNYVKFNRHTEWTEKGVKFTAVKAEHSDIHPIGVIVDDGNKKYYITGDTLYNTDIFDDIPDDIYALFVVMNGKGNNMNQQDAERFAEKVQPQIAVPTHWGLHDELYPTNFKYKRVVVPEIYKEIVLED, from the coding sequence ATGAAAATTACATGGCTTGGACAAGCAGGATTCTTATTTGAAACCAACGATTTAACAATTATAATTGACCCGTATTTATCTTCAAGTTGTGAAAAGCTTAACCCCTTAAGTTACCGTAGAAAACCCGTAGACGAATCTTTTTTGAAGATAAAACCCGATGTAATCATACTTACGCATAACCACTTAGATCATGTGGATCCCGAAACGCTTAAGTATTATTTGGATAACGATTCAGGTGTACTGGTGCTAGCACCCGAGGCCGCCTGGAGTGAAGTTCGTAAATTCGGACACAATCACAATTATGTAAAATTTAACCGCCACACCGAGTGGACGGAGAAGGGCGTGAAATTCACCGCTGTCAAAGCAGAACACTCGGATATTCATCCGATTGGCGTAATTGTTGATGATGGTAACAAAAAATACTACATAACAGGGGACACACTTTACAATACAGATATTTTTGATGACATTCCTGATGACATCTATGCGTTGTTTGTGGTGATGAACGGCAAAGGGAATAATATGAATCAGCAGGACGCAGAGCGCTTTGCTGAAAAAGTACAGCCACAAATAGCCGTTCCGACTCATTGGGGCTTGCATGACGAGTTATATCCAACAAATTTTAAGTATAAAAGGGTAGTGGTACCCGAAATTTACAAAGAAATTGTATTGGAGGATTAA
- a CDS encoding coenzyme F420-0:L-glutamate ligase, translating into MSNERRVGTVSRGIRCPIIREGDDLVKIVSESVLGAAEAEGFELRDRDVIALTESIVARAQGNYASVDDIAQDVRTKLGGETVGVIFPILSRNRFAICLRGIARGAKKIVLMLSYPSDEVGNELVNLDKIDEAGINPYSDVLSLEKYRELFGENKHEFTGVDYVEYYSSIVREEGAEVEIIFANQPKAILDYADCVLTCDIHTRARTKRILKAAGAKIVCGLDDIMTASVNGSGCNEKYGLLGSNKSTEEKIKLFPKECKDLVVAIQDSILKETGKHVEVMVYGDGAFKDPQGKIWELADPVVSPAFTDGLIGTPNEIKLKYLADNDYKDLSGEELKKAISESIRSKESNLVGNMASQGTTPRQLTDLIGSLCDLTSGSGDKGTPVILVQGYFDNYTN; encoded by the coding sequence ATGAGCAATGAAAGAAGAGTTGGTACGGTTTCACGCGGTATCCGTTGTCCCATCATCAGAGAAGGGGATGACTTGGTAAAAATTGTTTCCGAAAGCGTTTTGGGAGCAGCCGAAGCAGAAGGTTTTGAGCTTCGAGACAGAGATGTTATCGCTTTAACAGAATCTATTGTAGCACGTGCGCAGGGCAATTACGCTTCTGTTGATGATATTGCGCAGGATGTACGCACTAAGCTTGGTGGTGAGACTGTTGGCGTTATTTTCCCGATTCTTTCTCGTAACCGTTTCGCCATTTGTTTAAGAGGTATTGCACGTGGTGCAAAGAAAATTGTGCTTATGCTCAGCTACCCTTCGGATGAAGTGGGTAACGAACTTGTAAATTTAGACAAAATTGATGAAGCAGGTATAAATCCTTATTCCGATGTACTTTCTCTTGAAAAGTACCGCGAATTGTTTGGCGAAAACAAGCACGAATTTACAGGTGTTGATTATGTAGAATACTACAGCAGCATCGTTCGTGAAGAAGGTGCTGAAGTTGAAATTATTTTCGCAAACCAGCCGAAAGCAATTCTGGATTATGCCGATTGTGTTTTAACCTGCGACATCCATACCAGAGCAAGAACAAAGCGTATTTTAAAAGCTGCAGGTGCAAAAATCGTATGTGGTTTGGATGATATTATGACTGCTTCTGTTAACGGCAGTGGCTGCAACGAAAAATACGGACTTCTCGGTTCTAATAAATCCACCGAAGAAAAGATTAAACTTTTCCCCAAGGAATGCAAAGATTTAGTTGTTGCAATTCAGGACAGCATTTTAAAAGAAACCGGAAAACATGTTGAAGTTATGGTTTACGGCGATGGTGCTTTTAAAGATCCGCAGGGTAAAATCTGGGAATTGGCCGATCCGGTTGTTTCTCCTGCATTTACGGATGGACTTATTGGTACACCAAACGAAATTAAGCTTAAATACCTGGCTGATAACGATTATAAAGATCTTTCGGGCGAAGAACTTAAAAAAGCGATTTCCGAAAGTATTCGTTCCAAAGAGAGTAACTTGGTGGGCAACATGGCATCCCAGGGCACAACCCCAAGACAGCTCACCGATCTTATCGGCTCACTTTGTGATTTAACCAGCGGATCCGGTGACAAAGGTACACCTGTCATCCTGGTTCAGGGTTACTTTGATAATTACACAAACTGA
- a CDS encoding HPr family phosphocarrier protein, with translation MVSKVVIVQNQVGLHSKPATCFIQKANEFKSTIWVERNERRANAKSLLGVLSLGVIKGTEIKIIADGPDEQEALDGVCTLVSNDFFE, from the coding sequence ATGGTATCAAAAGTCGTTATTGTTCAGAACCAGGTTGGATTACATTCAAAGCCTGCCACTTGTTTTATACAGAAAGCGAATGAATTTAAAAGTACGATCTGGGTTGAACGGAATGAGCGACGTGCAAATGCGAAAAGCCTGCTCGGTGTTTTGTCCTTAGGTGTAATCAAAGGTACTGAAATTAAGATTATTGCTGACGGTCCGGATGAACAGGAAGCACTTGACGGTGTTTGTACATTGGTATCCAATGATTTTTTTGAATAA
- a CDS encoding MFS transporter, which produces MPEKNKKFLPYVILFTLMYFTSYITRINYGAVIANIEEVEKISKELLSLAITGSFITYGIGQVISGYLGDRFQPKNLIGYAFLVTATMNLLIPFCTSPYQMTAIWCVNGFAQAFMWPPLVRIASEIFTPDEYAKATTYISFGGNFGTIAIYLIAPAIIMLASWRQVFYVTAGCAIVMFLLWCKFCPKITSKKKEVVPQEKISSENYIGRHPIFSIMMVLVMVAIALQGSLRDGITTWMPTFISESFNLGSKISILTGAILPIFGIFSIQLTSIIYRKKFQKNPLLYVGIIFMIGVASTLCLLLSNGKSVVLSVLFSACLSGTMHGANWVMVCILPMNFKKFGNISTVSGVLNACTYVGSALSAYGIAVLCENFGWTFTIVIWGLIALLGASICIGFSKKYKNRILK; this is translated from the coding sequence ATGCCTGAAAAAAACAAAAAGTTTCTGCCATACGTTATTTTGTTCACCCTAATGTATTTTACAAGCTATATTACGCGAATCAATTACGGTGCAGTAATCGCAAACATCGAAGAGGTTGAAAAGATTTCTAAGGAATTGTTATCTCTTGCTATAACCGGAAGTTTTATAACCTATGGTATAGGTCAGGTTATCAGCGGATATTTAGGCGACCGCTTTCAACCTAAAAATTTAATCGGATATGCATTTTTGGTAACCGCTACAATGAATTTACTGATTCCGTTTTGCACATCTCCTTATCAGATGACGGCTATCTGGTGCGTGAACGGTTTTGCGCAGGCATTTATGTGGCCGCCTCTTGTACGCATCGCATCTGAAATTTTTACACCCGATGAATACGCGAAAGCAACAACCTACATATCTTTCGGCGGAAATTTTGGTACAATAGCAATCTATCTGATTGCCCCGGCAATCATTATGCTGGCAAGCTGGAGACAAGTGTTTTATGTGACTGCCGGCTGCGCAATCGTGATGTTTTTACTCTGGTGTAAATTCTGCCCTAAAATCACTTCCAAAAAGAAAGAAGTTGTTCCGCAGGAAAAAATTTCTTCGGAAAATTACATCGGCAGACATCCGATTTTTTCAATCATGATGGTACTTGTAATGGTTGCTATCGCCCTGCAAGGCTCGTTAAGAGATGGGATCACAACCTGGATGCCGACTTTTATTTCGGAATCCTTTAACCTGGGTAGTAAAATTTCGATTCTTACGGGTGCGATTTTGCCTATTTTCGGAATTTTTTCTATTCAGCTTACTTCAATAATTTATCGAAAAAAGTTTCAGAAAAATCCGCTTTTATATGTTGGCATCATTTTTATGATTGGTGTAGCTTCAACCCTTTGTTTGTTGCTTTCAAACGGAAAAAGCGTGGTTTTATCCGTGTTATTTTCTGCTTGTCTTTCCGGCACAATGCATGGCGCAAACTGGGTTATGGTTTGCATTCTTCCGATGAATTTTAAAAAATTCGGTAACATCTCTACGGTTTCAGGTGTACTCAACGCCTGCACATACGTTGGAAGCGCACTATCGGCGTATGGTATTGCCGTTCTTTGCGAAAACTTCGGCTGGACCTTTACGATTGTAATCTGGGGATTGATTGCTCTGCTGGGTGCATCCATTTGTATCGGCTTTTCGAAAAAATATAAAAACAGAATTTTGAAATAA
- the uvrC gene encoding excinuclease ABC subunit UvrC, whose amino-acid sequence MVDKKFLHSLPQNPGVYIMYNADNKIIYVGKAKNLKNRVNQYFVKNSNHTEKVLAMVSHIDHIEYILTNSEIEALNLECSLIKKNRPKYNILLKDDKGYPYIKITNEPYPRVILARRVENDGAKYFGPFISGLNVKQIIDAFNKLFRLRQCSKLTEREKPCLNHHIKICDGPCIGAITKEEYAQKIAFLADVLNGKPDLFYKMLKEKMYEASESLNFELAADYRDKLSALEHIMEKQLVVSVGNENEDVVYLYKENDRLCIQLLYIRGGKLTDKQAFFMNNTKNEEDAEIMRAFLLQYYQTFDIPKKVYLSCDIAEVEEMEKFLSLHRGNKVSIHMPQRGDKVRFLEMAKKNAVEAMRLKYRKEDKNKEKKEAIEQIAYYLELSTLPQRIEAYDISHTSGSEVVASMVVFQDGVPARGQYRKFKMKTSLKNDDYGAMRETLERRFKYLNDPDNKKFGTAPDLIFVDGGVGQVHSAKEIAEQFNVGTPIFGIFKDDKHKTNGITNGERTYEIPRGTKSFSLITEIQDEMHRVAITYHRLLRRKKNLESEMQTIPGVGKSRYNALMQRFSTVDTLKKATVEEIAEVKGISYSLAEKIKEFYETKK is encoded by the coding sequence ATGGTGGATAAAAAGTTTTTGCACAGTTTACCGCAAAATCCGGGCGTTTATATTATGTATAATGCGGACAATAAAATCATCTATGTCGGCAAAGCAAAGAATTTAAAGAACCGTGTAAATCAGTACTTTGTAAAAAACAGCAACCATACCGAAAAAGTGCTGGCTATGGTTTCGCATATTGATCACATCGAGTATATTTTAACGAATTCTGAAATTGAAGCGCTGAATTTAGAGTGTTCCCTCATTAAAAAGAATCGCCCTAAATACAATATTTTACTCAAGGATGATAAAGGATATCCTTATATTAAAATTACCAACGAACCATACCCGCGCGTTATTTTGGCACGTCGTGTGGAAAATGATGGTGCAAAATATTTCGGACCGTTTATAAGCGGTCTGAACGTAAAACAAATTATAGATGCTTTTAACAAGCTTTTTCGTTTGCGACAATGCTCAAAGCTGACAGAGCGCGAAAAGCCTTGCCTGAATCACCATATTAAAATATGTGACGGACCTTGTATCGGCGCAATCACCAAAGAAGAGTATGCTCAAAAAATTGCCTTTCTTGCAGATGTTTTGAACGGAAAACCCGATTTGTTTTACAAAATGCTAAAGGAAAAAATGTATGAAGCGTCCGAAAGCCTGAACTTCGAGCTCGCTGCGGACTACCGTGATAAATTAAGTGCGCTTGAACACATTATGGAAAAACAGTTAGTTGTATCGGTTGGTAATGAAAATGAGGATGTTGTGTATCTGTATAAGGAAAACGACAGACTTTGCATACAGCTTTTGTATATTCGTGGTGGAAAACTTACGGATAAGCAGGCTTTTTTCATGAACAACACCAAAAACGAAGAAGATGCCGAGATTATGCGCGCCTTTTTATTACAATATTACCAGACCTTCGATATCCCTAAAAAAGTATACCTGTCATGCGATATCGCGGAGGTAGAGGAAATGGAAAAATTCCTAAGCTTGCATCGAGGGAACAAGGTTTCTATTCATATGCCACAACGGGGAGATAAAGTTCGTTTTCTGGAAATGGCAAAAAAGAATGCGGTTGAGGCCATGCGGTTAAAATACCGTAAAGAAGACAAAAACAAAGAGAAAAAAGAAGCGATCGAACAAATTGCTTATTACCTGGAATTGTCAACCCTTCCGCAACGAATCGAAGCGTATGACATCTCCCATACGTCAGGCAGTGAAGTGGTAGCGTCCATGGTTGTTTTTCAGGACGGTGTTCCCGCAAGGGGACAATACAGAAAATTCAAGATGAAAACATCCCTTAAAAACGATGACTATGGTGCAATGCGTGAAACATTGGAACGCAGATTTAAATATTTAAATGATCCGGACAATAAAAAATTCGGCACTGCACCGGATTTGATTTTTGTGGATGGCGGTGTCGGCCAGGTGCATTCTGCAAAAGAGATTGCAGAACAATTCAATGTCGGAACACCGATTTTCGGTATTTTTAAAGATGATAAACATAAGACGAACGGCATAACAAACGGGGAACGGACATATGAAATTCCGCGCGGAACAAAGAGTTTTTCGCTTATTACCGAAATTCAGGACGAAATGCACAGGGTGGCAATTACGTATCACCGGTTGTTGCGTCGAAAGAAAAATTTGGAGAGCGAAATGCAAACTATCCCCGGAGTGGGCAAAAGTCGTTACAACGCTTTGATGCAACGGTTTTCAACCGTTGACACCTTAAAAAAAGCAACCGTCGAAGAAATTGCTGAAGTAAAAGGAATTAGCTATTCTTTGGCAGAAAAAATCAAAGAATTTTATGAAACAAAAAAGTGA
- a CDS encoding beta-galactosidase, translating into MDRLIKVGKIKPKKSTEVKASRIGIGFEKLDRNVFDPNKAYDPVGELGIKWVRLQSGWQRTEREKGVYDFKWLDDVVDNLIKRGLKPWLCLCYGNDLYTESAKNVFGAVGCPPIHTEEEKTAWKNYVLATAQHFKGRIDYYEVWNEPDGLWCWKHGVNATELGKFTLATAKFVKEADCNAKVVGGVTCKFATKYLNEAFQTGMGTYLDAISYHEYTSDETEVLNKVRAYRALAHKYNPNIEVVQGESGSQSKRGGNGALHWMAWTPERQAKQLARHTMVDLISGVKFTSYFSTMDMIEALNGLNSDKSSYQDYGYFGVLSADFDENGFAIGSYSKKPSYYVLQNIASLFSDDITNADLPLLVMPSRFDDNTYEMSVSEFEMLSGGFEKNGCYAYAYWKPTNIMTTSFMGSVSIEASSMGEEVYLADVMDGTVYEIPEEIKSVSDDGTVILKNLPVKDTPLVLLFGKDFIDFE; encoded by the coding sequence GTGGACCGTTTAATTAAAGTCGGTAAAATTAAACCGAAAAAATCAACCGAAGTTAAAGCGTCAAGAATCGGCATCGGATTTGAAAAACTTGACCGAAATGTTTTTGATCCAAACAAAGCTTATGACCCGGTGGGTGAGCTTGGCATCAAATGGGTGCGCTTGCAATCAGGCTGGCAAAGAACAGAACGCGAAAAAGGCGTATATGATTTCAAATGGCTGGATGATGTAGTAGATAATCTCATCAAACGCGGTTTAAAGCCGTGGCTTTGCTTGTGTTACGGCAATGATTTATATACAGAATCTGCTAAAAATGTTTTTGGCGCCGTTGGATGTCCTCCAATTCATACAGAAGAGGAAAAAACAGCATGGAAAAACTATGTTTTAGCTACAGCTCAGCACTTTAAAGGACGTATTGATTACTATGAGGTATGGAACGAGCCTGACGGTTTGTGGTGTTGGAAACATGGTGTAAACGCAACCGAACTTGGCAAATTCACACTTGCAACTGCCAAATTTGTAAAAGAAGCTGACTGCAACGCAAAAGTGGTCGGCGGTGTGACATGTAAATTTGCAACAAAATACCTGAACGAAGCATTTCAAACCGGTATGGGTACATACTTAGATGCAATTTCTTATCACGAATACACTTCGGACGAAACCGAGGTTTTAAACAAAGTGCGCGCATACAGAGCTTTGGCGCACAAATATAACCCGAATATTGAAGTTGTTCAGGGCGAATCCGGTTCACAATCCAAGCGTGGCGGTAACGGCGCGCTTCATTGGATGGCATGGACACCTGAAAGACAAGCAAAACAACTTGCACGTCATACCATGGTAGATTTAATATCGGGTGTTAAATTTACATCCTACTTTTCCACAATGGATATGATTGAAGCATTAAACGGCTTAAACAGCGATAAATCCAGCTATCAGGATTACGGTTATTTTGGCGTTTTAAGTGCAGATTTTGATGAGAACGGTTTTGCAATTGGCAGTTACAGCAAAAAGCCCTCCTATTATGTGCTGCAAAACATCGCTTCACTTTTTAGCGATGATATTACAAATGCTGACCTGCCATTACTTGTTATGCCATCAAGATTTGACGATAACACTTATGAAATGTCTGTTTCGGAATTCGAAATGCTGTCAGGTGGTTTTGAAAAAAATGGTTGTTATGCATACGCCTACTGGAAACCTACAAACATCATGACAACATCATTTATGGGGTCTGTATCCATTGAAGCCTCCAGCATGGGCGAGGAAGTATATCTTGCAGATGTTATGGACGGTACGGTGTATGAAATCCCTGAAGAAATTAAATCGGTTTCCGATGACGGTACGGTAATTTTAAAGAATTTACCGGTAAAAGACACACCGCTCGTTCTGTTATTTGGCAAAGATTTTATTGATTTTGAATAA
- the dgoD gene encoding galactonate dehydratase, whose protein sequence is MKVTDVKTFVVDCFRTNWVFVKVYTDEGVDGVGEATLEYKEKALVGAVEHIKEYLVGKNPFEIEKHWHTIYRDAYWRGGAVLMSALSAVEMALWDILGKSLNVPVYQLLGGKMNEKVRIYVNGWFAGAKEPEEFGEKAKIAVQRGVTAMKWDPFGKNYLSISNRELDKALRCVAAVREAVGPQVDLLIEGHGRFDIATGIKIAKELEQFKPMLFEEPTPPDSIDALLEVKKKSPVPISAGERAYTRWEYQRFLEKRCADYIQPDISHAGGIGELRKIGAMSEPYYVGFAPHNPSGPVANAATLQLAACSPNFSILEIMYSDVDYRKDITNEDLKYEDGFMFIPDKPGLGIEINEEECLKHPYQPHTLRHYTGALTDIRPAKTEFYF, encoded by the coding sequence ATGAAAGTTACAGACGTAAAAACCTTTGTGGTAGATTGTTTCAGAACCAACTGGGTGTTTGTGAAGGTGTACACTGACGAGGGTGTTGACGGTGTTGGTGAGGCTACCCTTGAATACAAAGAAAAAGCTTTGGTTGGCGCAGTTGAACATATCAAAGAATACTTAGTCGGCAAAAATCCTTTTGAAATCGAGAAGCATTGGCACACCATTTACAGAGATGCATACTGGCGCGGCGGTGCGGTTTTGATGTCCGCACTTTCTGCAGTGGAAATGGCACTGTGGGATATTTTAGGCAAAAGCTTAAATGTTCCGGTTTACCAGCTTTTGGGCGGCAAAATGAACGAAAAGGTACGCATTTATGTAAATGGTTGGTTTGCAGGCGCAAAAGAACCGGAAGAATTCGGCGAAAAAGCGAAAATTGCCGTTCAAAGAGGTGTAACTGCCATGAAATGGGATCCGTTCGGCAAAAACTACTTAAGTATTTCCAACCGGGAACTGGATAAAGCACTTCGGTGTGTTGCAGCAGTGCGTGAAGCGGTTGGTCCTCAGGTTGATTTGCTGATTGAAGGCCATGGTAGATTTGATATTGCAACCGGTATTAAAATTGCAAAGGAATTAGAGCAGTTTAAACCTATGCTTTTTGAAGAACCCACACCGCCGGACAGCATTGATGCATTATTAGAAGTGAAGAAAAAATCTCCCGTTCCGATTTCTGCAGGGGAACGTGCATACACCAGATGGGAATATCAAAGATTCTTGGAAAAACGTTGTGCCGATTATATTCAACCTGACATTAGTCATGCAGGTGGTATTGGTGAATTGCGTAAAATCGGTGCAATGTCAGAGCCTTACTATGTTGGCTTTGCACCCCACAACCCCAGCGGTCCGGTTGCAAACGCCGCAACACTTCAGCTTGCAGCCTGCAGTCCGAATTTCAGTATTTTGGAAATTATGTATTCGGATGTGGACTACCGTAAGGATATCACAAACGAAGATTTGAAATATGAAGATGGATTTATGTTTATTCCGGACAAGCCGGGACTTGGCATTGAAATTAATGAAGAAGAATGCTTGAAGCACCCGTATCAACCGCATACTTTAAGACATTATACGGGGGCGCTTACCGACATTCGCCCTGCGAAAACTGAATTTTATTTTTAA
- the pflA gene encoding pyruvate formate lyase-activating protein: MNTCNKTGRIHSLETFGTVDGPGIRFVVFLQGCPMRCKYCHNPDTWAINDGTEMTVTEIIDKLKKNLAFYKNGGITVSGGEPLMQIEFVTALFSAAKKIGVHTALDTSGVLFDTSNKNAYEALLSVTDLVLLDIKQMDSEKHKELCGFDNKNVLNFTKFLSEIKVDVQIRYVLVPGHTDSEDDLKKLGIFLSELQNVKALEVLPYHTMGVKKYEELGIPYPLQDVLPATKESALEARQIILENMKK; encoded by the coding sequence AATCCATTCTCTCGAAACCTTCGGAACGGTTGACGGTCCCGGCATACGTTTTGTTGTGTTTCTGCAAGGTTGTCCTATGCGGTGTAAATACTGTCATAACCCCGACACATGGGCTATTAATGACGGAACCGAAATGACAGTTACCGAGATTATAGATAAACTGAAAAAGAACCTTGCTTTTTATAAAAATGGTGGCATAACCGTCTCCGGCGGAGAACCACTGATGCAAATCGAATTTGTAACCGCACTCTTTTCGGCGGCAAAAAAAATCGGTGTGCATACAGCTTTAGACACCAGCGGTGTTTTGTTTGACACTTCAAATAAAAATGCGTATGAGGCGTTGCTGTCCGTTACAGACCTTGTTCTTTTGGATATCAAGCAGATGGATTCTGAAAAACATAAAGAATTATGCGGTTTTGACAATAAAAATGTGTTGAATTTTACAAAATTTCTTTCTGAAATAAAGGTGGATGTTCAAATCCGCTATGTACTCGTTCCGGGGCACACAGACTCGGAGGACGACTTAAAGAAGCTGGGGATTTTTCTCTCGGAATTACAAAATGTAAAAGCTTTAGAAGTTCTTCCGTATCATACGATGGGTGTAAAAAAATATGAGGAACTTGGCATTCCCTATCCTTTGCAAGATGTTTTACCGGCAACAAAAGAGTCTGCTTTAGAAGCTCGACAAATTATTTTGGAGAATATGAAAAAGTGA
- a CDS encoding SDR family oxidoreductase, with product MKTVLITGACINTGVAIVEKFATEGYHVVFTGRNAEKVHAKEKEYQEKFPNVNIYGYHIDSLLNAYTVDETSVEALFSDLDSKGIFVETLVLNAADQGLGIEALSNPLTDFMRVINTNMVWNYCLSEHAVKRMKAHGGGNIIFINSNTAYRAIPNRIAYSASKSGQLGMMRAMALDFGKYNVRVNAVLPGMIKTDRWEKNPEFYAKVPSRFTPLGDVAIGEDVADAVWYFAAHARNTTGAELVVDGGNTIQLYPIIPE from the coding sequence ATGAAAACAGTTTTAATAACAGGTGCGTGCATCAATACCGGTGTGGCAATTGTTGAAAAGTTCGCGACAGAAGGATATCATGTTGTCTTCACCGGCAGAAATGCAGAGAAGGTACATGCAAAAGAAAAAGAATATCAGGAAAAGTTTCCGAATGTAAATATATACGGATATCATATCGACTCGCTTTTAAATGCATATACGGTGGATGAAACGTCTGTCGAAGCTCTTTTTTCTGACTTGGATTCTAAAGGGATTTTTGTAGAAACACTTGTTTTAAATGCTGCCGACCAAGGGTTAGGGATTGAGGCTCTTTCAAATCCGCTTACCGACTTTATGCGTGTTATAAATACAAACATGGTCTGGAATTATTGCTTAAGCGAACACGCGGTTAAACGGATGAAAGCGCACGGTGGCGGAAATATTATTTTTATAAATTCAAACACTGCATACCGTGCGATTCCGAACCGCATTGCGTATTCAGCATCCAAAAGCGGACAACTCGGTATGATGCGTGCTATGGCATTGGATTTTGGAAAATACAATGTTCGTGTTAACGCGGTCCTGCCCGGTATGATTAAGACGGACAGATGGGAGAAAAATCCCGAGTTTTATGCAAAAGTTCCTTCACGATTCACACCGTTAGGTGATGTGGCAATAGGCGAGGATGTAGCAGATGCTGTGTGGTATTTTGCGGCACATGCCCGAAACACCACGGGTGCAGAGCTTGTGGTTGATGGCGGGAACACCATTCAACTTTATCCTATTATACCGGAATAA
- a CDS encoding glycoside hydrolase family 16 protein, whose translation MKKFEIEGHEPSFLPEGEWKLVWADEFDGIELDRTKWDFRLNFWGKLFEAYTDQGIVLDGKSHIELHRTERNGCYVSPQLQTGSNSFDIPKGGSDNPWGQDEIWPLGILEEPKFVHRFGYYECRCKFQKDPETMWSAFWTQSPTIGARFEPEWCGVESDIMEHFERGRGSTGNIMGGYGIQYHEDGRVRYDLKDTEDGWHYFGMDWQPDGYVFYCDGEEISRCSEHVSQVPQFILLTTEVQGYRSKEKVKKLLGQGGKVTEKAPYEIDGDFVDDAFIVDFVRVYDKVK comes from the coding sequence ATGAAAAAATTTGAAATAGAAGGACACGAGCCGAGCTTTTTGCCCGAGGGTGAGTGGAAACTGGTTTGGGCAGATGAATTTGATGGTATCGAATTAGACCGTACCAAATGGGATTTTCGTTTAAATTTCTGGGGCAAACTCTTTGAAGCTTATACCGATCAGGGTATCGTTTTAGACGGAAAAAGTCATATTGAATTACATAGAACAGAGCGGAACGGCTGTTATGTTTCTCCGCAATTACAAACCGGTTCCAATTCTTTTGACATTCCTAAAGGAGGAAGCGACAACCCTTGGGGACAGGATGAAATCTGGCCGCTCGGTATTCTGGAAGAGCCTAAGTTTGTACACCGCTTCGGATATTATGAATGCCGTTGCAAATTCCAGAAAGACCCCGAAACCATGTGGAGTGCATTCTGGACACAGTCACCGACAATTGGCGCAAGATTTGAACCGGAATGGTGTGGTGTGGAATCGGACATCATGGAACACTTTGAACGTGGCAGAGGCTCAACTGGCAACATTATGGGCGGTTACGGCATTCAATACCACGAAGATGGTCGCGTGCGTTATGATCTGAAAGATACCGAAGATGGATGGCATTACTTTGGTATGGACTGGCAACCGGACGGCTATGTATTCTATTGCGACGGTGAAGAAATTTCAAGATGCAGCGAACACGTTTCCCAAGTACCGCAGTTTATTTTGTTGACGACTGAAGTGCAAGGGTATCGCTCGAAAGAAAAAGTAAAAAAACTGCTAGGTCAAGGAGGAAAAGTGACTGAAAAAGCCCCCTATGAGATTGATGGTGATTTTGTCGATGATGCATTTATCGTGGATTTCGTCAGAGTATATGATAAAGTGAAATGA